A genomic segment from Blastococcus sp. PRF04-17 encodes:
- a CDS encoding AMP-binding protein has product MTETSAPALPSYASGTSAVPLLGDTIGANLDRTAARVGDHAALVECATGRRWTYPGFVAEVDACALGLDALGVRKGDRVGIWAPNCAEWAFVQYATAKLGAILVNINPAYRTHELAYVLQQAGISVLVSAPAFKTSDYRAMVAEVRGDCPVLREVVFLGHDAWDELMSAGRAADRSLLAERETQLSADDPINIQYTSGTTGFPKGATLTHHNLLNNGFFVGEGCGYTEADRICIPVPYYHCFGMGMGNLAATSHGATMVIPAPGFDPAATLRAVQDERCTSLYGVPTMFIAELALPDFASYDLSSLRTGIMAGSPCPVEVMKRVVTEMGMTEVTICYGMTETSPVSTQTGADDDLDRRTSTVGRVHPHLEVKVVDPTTGLTVPRGEPGEFCTRGYSVMLGYWNEPEKTAEVIDRARWMHTGDLAVMDTEGYLNIVGRIKDMVIRGGENVYPREIEEFLYTHPDVVDVQVIGVPDERYGEELMAWVRLREGAEPLTAESLRAFCAGKLAHYKVPRYVKVVDDFPMTVTGKIRKVEMREVSVEELGLQSAAAVRNA; this is encoded by the coding sequence GTGACCGAGACGAGCGCTCCCGCACTGCCCTCGTACGCCAGCGGCACCTCGGCGGTGCCCCTGCTGGGCGACACCATCGGGGCCAACCTCGACCGCACGGCGGCCCGGGTCGGGGACCACGCGGCGCTGGTCGAGTGCGCGACGGGCCGCCGCTGGACCTATCCCGGCTTCGTCGCCGAGGTCGACGCCTGCGCCCTGGGCCTGGACGCGCTGGGCGTGCGCAAGGGCGACCGGGTCGGCATCTGGGCGCCCAACTGCGCCGAGTGGGCCTTCGTGCAGTACGCGACGGCGAAGCTCGGCGCGATCCTGGTCAACATCAACCCGGCCTACCGCACGCACGAGCTGGCCTACGTGCTGCAGCAGGCCGGCATCTCGGTGCTGGTGTCGGCGCCGGCGTTCAAGACCAGCGACTACCGGGCGATGGTGGCCGAGGTGCGCGGCGACTGCCCCGTCCTGCGCGAGGTGGTCTTCCTCGGCCACGACGCGTGGGACGAGCTGATGTCCGCCGGCCGGGCGGCGGACCGGTCGCTGCTGGCCGAGCGGGAGACGCAGCTGTCGGCCGACGACCCGATCAACATCCAGTACACCTCCGGGACGACGGGCTTCCCGAAGGGCGCCACGCTCACCCACCACAACCTGCTCAACAACGGGTTCTTCGTGGGCGAGGGCTGCGGCTACACCGAGGCCGACCGCATCTGCATCCCGGTGCCCTACTACCACTGCTTCGGCATGGGCATGGGCAACCTCGCGGCCACCTCGCACGGCGCGACGATGGTCATCCCGGCGCCCGGCTTCGACCCGGCGGCGACGCTGCGGGCCGTCCAGGACGAGCGGTGCACCTCGCTGTACGGCGTCCCGACGATGTTCATCGCCGAGCTGGCCCTGCCCGACTTCGCCTCCTACGACCTGTCGTCGCTGCGGACGGGGATCATGGCCGGCTCCCCGTGCCCGGTCGAGGTGATGAAGCGGGTCGTCACCGAGATGGGCATGACCGAGGTGACCATCTGCTACGGCATGACCGAGACGTCGCCGGTGTCCACCCAGACCGGCGCCGACGACGACCTGGACCGCCGGACCTCGACCGTCGGGCGGGTGCACCCGCACCTGGAGGTCAAGGTCGTCGACCCCACCACGGGCCTGACCGTTCCGCGCGGGGAGCCCGGCGAGTTCTGCACCCGCGGCTACTCGGTGATGCTCGGCTACTGGAACGAGCCGGAGAAGACCGCCGAGGTCATCGACCGCGCCCGCTGGATGCACACCGGCGACCTCGCCGTCATGGACACCGAGGGCTATCTCAACATCGTCGGGCGGATCAAGGACATGGTCATCCGCGGCGGCGAGAACGTGTACCCGCGGGAGATCGAGGAATTCCTCTACACCCACCCCGACGTCGTCGACGTGCAGGTGATCGGCGTCCCCGACGAGCGGTACGGCGAGGAGCTCATGGCCTGGGTCCGGCTGCGCGAGGGCGCCGAGCCGCTCACCGCCGAGAGCCTCCGTGCGTTCT
- a CDS encoding YciI family protein: MSEYLILIYEDEASYETATPEVIGEVMQAHDDFAAGVEGLGAKLVGGKALQPTGTATTVRGSEVTDGPFVETKEALGGYYLVEAPDLDTALAVAKTVPARFGGVEVRPVMTFD, from the coding sequence ATGAGCGAGTACCTGATCCTGATCTACGAGGACGAGGCGTCGTACGAGACCGCCACTCCCGAGGTGATCGGCGAGGTCATGCAGGCGCACGACGACTTCGCTGCCGGCGTCGAGGGGCTCGGCGCCAAGCTGGTGGGCGGCAAGGCGCTGCAGCCGACGGGCACCGCCACCACCGTGCGCGGCTCCGAGGTGACCGACGGACCCTTCGTCGAGACGAAGGAGGCCCTCGGCGGCTACTACCTCGTCGAGGCGCCCGACCTGGACACCGCGCTGGCCGTCGCCAAGACGGTCCCGGCGCGCTTCGGCGGCGTCGAGGTCCGCCCCGTCATGACCTTCGACTGA
- a CDS encoding RNA polymerase sigma factor, producing the protein MTAVDASAVAAAVADAHRREWAFVLAATVRVTRDLDVAEECAQEAFAAALTDWRAKGVPARPGAWLTTAAKRRALNVLRHRGVERRYLPLLVEEETSPGPDELPAPGAEIPDDRLRLIVTCCHPALDRSAQVALTLRLMCGLSTADVARAFLVPEATMAARITRAKKKIAVARIPYRVPSVDELPERVDAVLSVVHLLFTTGHTGPSGDDLVRRDLVERSVQLGRMLRALLPGDPAVAGLVALMLLTDARRETRTAADGRLLLLEEQDRSRWDARAIDEGVALVREALRARPPTRYALQAAIAAVHAESPSWGDTDWREIVALYDVLTRLWPSPVVALNRAVAVGFARGAAEGLAALDALATEPQLAGYGYLPAARADFLRRLGRVAEARDAYGEALLLTENAVERNFLAGRLRQLGTIESES; encoded by the coding sequence ATGACCGCCGTGGACGCGTCTGCCGTCGCGGCCGCGGTCGCCGACGCGCACCGCCGCGAGTGGGCCTTCGTGCTCGCCGCGACGGTGCGCGTCACCCGCGACCTCGACGTCGCCGAGGAGTGCGCGCAGGAGGCGTTCGCCGCCGCGCTCACCGACTGGCGGGCGAAGGGAGTCCCGGCGCGGCCCGGCGCCTGGCTCACCACGGCGGCGAAGCGCCGCGCCCTGAACGTGCTGCGCCACCGCGGCGTGGAGCGCAGGTACCTGCCGCTCCTGGTCGAGGAGGAGACGTCGCCCGGCCCCGACGAGCTGCCCGCGCCGGGCGCGGAGATCCCCGACGACCGGTTGCGGCTGATCGTGACCTGCTGCCACCCGGCCCTGGACCGGTCGGCCCAGGTGGCACTGACCCTGCGGCTGATGTGCGGGCTGTCCACCGCCGACGTCGCGCGTGCCTTCCTGGTCCCCGAGGCCACCATGGCCGCCCGCATCACGCGGGCGAAGAAGAAGATCGCCGTGGCCCGCATCCCGTACCGGGTGCCGTCGGTCGACGAGCTGCCCGAGCGGGTCGACGCCGTCCTGTCCGTGGTGCACCTGCTCTTCACGACCGGGCACACGGGGCCCTCCGGCGACGACCTGGTGCGCCGCGACCTGGTCGAGCGGTCGGTCCAGCTCGGCCGCATGCTCCGCGCACTGCTGCCCGGGGATCCCGCCGTCGCCGGGCTGGTGGCGCTGATGCTGCTCACCGACGCCCGCCGCGAGACGCGGACGGCCGCCGACGGGCGCCTGCTGCTGCTCGAGGAGCAGGACCGATCGCGCTGGGACGCGCGAGCCATCGACGAGGGCGTCGCGCTCGTCCGCGAGGCGCTGCGGGCGCGGCCGCCCACCCGGTACGCACTGCAGGCGGCGATCGCGGCGGTCCACGCCGAGTCCCCGTCATGGGGCGACACCGACTGGCGCGAGATCGTCGCGCTGTACGACGTCCTCACCCGGCTGTGGCCCTCGCCGGTCGTCGCGCTCAACCGGGCGGTCGCCGTGGGCTTCGCCCGCGGGGCGGCCGAAGGGCTGGCCGCGCTGGACGCACTGGCGACCGAGCCGCAGCTGGCCGGCTACGGCTACCTGCCCGCGGCGCGGGCGGACTTCCTGCGGCGCCTCGGGCGGGTGGCGGAGGCCCGGGATGCCTACGGCGAGGCGCTGCTGCTGACGGAGAACGCCGTCGAGCGGAACTTCCTCGCCGGGCGGCTCCGGCAGCTCGGGACGATCGAGTCCGAGTCGTGA
- a CDS encoding SIMPL domain-containing protein: MPVRSRALFIAVVVLVGAVAAIAFTLRPEPLRAQPVDPAAGAGVQVEGVGTVTGSPDVLRVTIGVETTAEAVDAALQEASTAARRVLEAVRAEGVSEDDVATVNVSVYAAYDHNGQEITGYTARHDLEVRLRDLGRAGTAITALVTAGGDAARLQGVAFSLEDDAALQEDARAEAFAAAREKAEQYAELTGRELGDVVEVREQVTPSGPIPYAAGDAARMAESVPLVPGSATVSVTVSVRWGLR, encoded by the coding sequence ATGCCAGTGCGCAGCCGTGCCTTGTTCATCGCTGTCGTCGTCCTCGTGGGCGCCGTCGCGGCCATCGCGTTCACCCTGCGCCCGGAGCCGCTGCGGGCGCAGCCGGTCGATCCGGCGGCCGGAGCGGGGGTCCAGGTCGAGGGCGTCGGCACCGTCACCGGCTCGCCCGACGTCCTGCGGGTCACGATCGGCGTCGAGACCACCGCCGAGGCGGTCGACGCCGCCCTGCAGGAGGCCTCCACCGCGGCACGTCGGGTCCTCGAGGCGGTGCGGGCCGAGGGCGTGTCCGAGGACGACGTCGCCACCGTGAACGTGTCGGTCTACGCGGCGTACGACCACAACGGCCAGGAGATCACCGGCTACACCGCCCGGCACGACCTGGAGGTCAGGCTGCGCGACCTGGGCCGGGCCGGGACGGCGATCACGGCGCTGGTGACCGCCGGCGGTGACGCCGCCCGCCTGCAGGGGGTCGCCTTCTCGCTCGAGGACGACGCCGCGCTGCAGGAGGACGCCCGCGCGGAGGCGTTCGCCGCGGCGCGGGAGAAGGCCGAGCAGTACGCGGAGCTGACCGGGCGCGAGCTCGGCGACGTGGTCGAGGTGCGGGAGCAGGTGACGCCGTCCGGCCCGATCCCGTACGCCGCCGGCGACGCGGCTCGCATGGCGGAGTCCGTTCCGCTG